From Peptoanaerobacter stomatis, one genomic window encodes:
- a CDS encoding NAD-dependent protein deacylase — MYEELKKVIDNSDNIVFFGGAGVSTESDIPDFRSSNGIFNAQKNITYSPETVVSHSFFMRNPEFFYQFYKDKMIYENAKPNNAHKALAKLEQIGKLKAIITQNIDGLHQMAGSKNVLELHGTIHKNYCMKCNKNFDLDYIIKSENIPHCDVCGGTVRPDVVLYEESLDSNVLSESLHYISNADVLIIGGTSLIVYPAASLVNYFRGSKLVLINKSSTSQDGNADIVINDSIGKVLGDIVLL; from the coding sequence GTGCAGGTGTATCAACAGAAAGTGATATACCGGATTTTCGTTCATCAAATGGTATATTCAATGCACAAAAAAATATCACTTATTCTCCTGAAACTGTTGTAAGTCACAGCTTTTTTATGAGAAACCCTGAATTTTTTTATCAATTCTACAAAGATAAGATGATATATGAAAATGCAAAGCCAAATAATGCACACAAGGCACTTGCAAAATTAGAACAAATCGGAAAATTAAAAGCCATAATCACACAAAATATTGACGGGCTTCATCAAATGGCAGGCTCAAAAAATGTATTGGAATTACATGGAACTATACACAAAAATTACTGTATGAAATGTAACAAAAATTTTGATTTGGATTACATAATAAAATCTGAAAATATACCTCATTGCGATGTGTGTGGTGGAACTGTTCGCCCTGATGTGGTCTTGTATGAAGAAAGTCTTGACAGCAATGTATTATCAGAATCACTACATTATATATCAAATGCAGATGTACTTATAATAGGTGGTACATCACTTATTGTATATCCGGCTGCAAGTCTTGTAAATTACTTCAGAGGCTCAAAACTCGTTTTAATAAATAAATCATCCACATCACAAGACGGCAATGCCGATATAGTAATAAATGACAGCATAGGAAAGGTTCTCGGCGATATAGTTTTACTATAA
- the arcC gene encoding carbamate kinase — protein sequence MKKIVLALGGNALGNTPEEQKEAVKNTAKSIVDLVEQGNKVIISHGNGPQVGMINLAMDAASKSDAKTPQMPFPECGAMSQGYIGYHLQNSIENELKRRNMDVMTATIVTQVLVDKEDKAFDNPTKPVGAFYTKEQAEEMEKKGFKFKEDAGRGYRRVVPSPKPIDIVEKQAVETLYNANCIVIAAGGGGIPVIKENDDLVGVPAVIDKDFTTAKLAELVDADTLIILTAVEKVAIRFGKPDEKWLDKLTVEEALIHIENKEFAEGSMKPKVEAAINFAKSKAGRTTLITSLEKAAEGLEGKTGTLISL from the coding sequence TTGAAAAAAATAGTTTTAGCATTGGGCGGAAATGCACTTGGAAACACACCTGAAGAACAAAAAGAAGCAGTTAAAAACACTGCAAAATCAATAGTAGACCTTGTAGAGCAAGGAAATAAAGTAATAATATCACATGGTAACGGACCACAAGTAGGTATGATAAATTTAGCAATGGACGCTGCATCAAAATCAGATGCAAAAACTCCACAAATGCCATTTCCTGAATGTGGAGCAATGAGCCAAGGATATATAGGATATCACCTTCAAAATTCTATAGAAAATGAACTAAAAAGAAGAAATATGGATGTTATGACAGCAACTATAGTAACACAAGTGTTAGTTGACAAAGAAGATAAAGCATTTGACAATCCTACTAAGCCTGTTGGGGCATTTTATACAAAAGAGCAAGCAGAAGAAATGGAGAAAAAAGGCTTCAAATTCAAAGAAGATGCAGGTAGAGGATATAGAAGAGTAGTACCTTCTCCAAAGCCGATAGATATAGTAGAAAAACAAGCAGTAGAAACATTATATAATGCTAATTGCATAGTTATAGCTGCAGGTGGTGGCGGAATACCTGTAATAAAAGAAAATGATGATCTTGTGGGTGTACCGGCAGTTATAGATAAAGACTTTACAACTGCAAAATTGGCAGAGTTGGTAGATGCAGATACACTTATAATATTAACAGCAGTAGAAAAAGTAGCTATAAGATTTGGAAAACCTGATGAGAAATGGTTGGATAAGTTAACAGTTGAAGAAGCACTTATTCATATAGAAAACAAAGAATTTGCAGAAGGCTCTATGAAACCTAAAGTAGAGGCTGCAATAAACTTTGCAAAATCTAAAGCAGGAAGAACAACTTTAATAACATCGTTGGAAAAAGCTGCAGAAGGCTTGGAAGGAAAAACAGGCACATTAATAAGTTTATAA
- a CDS encoding ATP-dependent Clp protease ATP-binding subunit → MDVSKYSQAVIDTIKEAHKIAIKNENLEVTELHIMYCILKNSDNEVIRAITNMGIVVKSLTDDIKNAISKLKSPKGVTNLYVSRAYQKVLIVSQEIARSMYDSLVSQKHIFLAILKEDYTQGAQIAQRHNLNYEILEKEFDKINSENIARGITDETLKELSKYGRNLTKEAIDGKLDPIIGRDEETKGVIRILSRRIKNNPVLIGEAGVGKTAIVEGLVQRIVKQDVPDILKDKIVFALDMTSLIAGAKYRGDFEDRLKKLLEIIKDSNGKIIMFIDELHNIIGAGNTSGTMDTSNILKPMLARGEILVVGATTLDEYKKYIEKDGALERRFQKILVEEPTQEDTISILRGIKSKYERHHKVQITDLAIIDAVKLSQRYLSSRKLPDIAIDIIDEASSLVRMYTDERPLELEDLNRKILQLETEKVLLKREVDEVSKHRLAELEKTIEKEKNILLEKEDAYIKEKQRQEEISNLQTDLELISLQIEDAKEKHSFDKLGDLMKLKEETDNNLNKVKSITPYYPLRIQVTQKEVKEIVAKLAGMPEKNLETDELALISNLKENLKYEFIGSENMIDRIVDAYIRSRGDLVEKNRPIGAYLLAGSSGVGKSYIAKLLANYIYDGEKSLVALDMSEFTDKSSITKLIGAPPGYIGFETGGAFTETIRTRPYSVILFDNIDMAQLEVAAIISQIIKNGKISDSKGRNIDFKNTVIICTVNIDSDKNKYLDLLKTKLQFSFLSSFDEIFFIEKFDKKSIKKVAKLSLQKLSQELSTNQINLVWDEEVEDELITYFDYENMGAIAISNAIEQYILTPISMKNLQGKLKKFSTVRLVLDEENNIILQD, encoded by the coding sequence ATGGATGTATCCAAATATTCTCAAGCAGTTATTGATACTATAAAAGAGGCACATAAAATTGCAATAAAAAATGAAAATTTAGAAGTGACTGAATTACATATCATGTACTGTATTTTGAAAAATTCAGATAATGAAGTGATAAGAGCTATAACAAATATGGGAATAGTAGTAAAATCGCTTACAGATGATATAAAAAACGCCATATCTAAATTAAAATCACCTAAGGGTGTAACAAATCTATATGTGAGTCGTGCATATCAAAAAGTTTTGATAGTATCACAAGAAATAGCAAGAAGTATGTATGACAGTTTGGTAAGTCAAAAACATATATTTCTTGCTATATTAAAAGAAGATTATACACAAGGTGCACAAATTGCACAAAGACATAATTTGAATTATGAGATTTTGGAAAAAGAATTTGACAAAATAAACAGCGAAAATATTGCAAGAGGGATAACGGACGAAACTTTAAAAGAATTGTCAAAATACGGAAGAAATCTTACAAAAGAGGCTATAGACGGAAAGCTTGATCCTATAATAGGTAGAGATGAAGAGACAAAAGGCGTGATAAGAATATTATCTCGTAGAATAAAGAATAATCCTGTGCTTATAGGAGAAGCTGGAGTAGGTAAGACAGCGATAGTTGAGGGACTTGTTCAACGTATAGTAAAACAAGATGTTCCCGACATATTAAAAGATAAGATAGTATTTGCACTTGATATGACATCGCTTATAGCAGGTGCAAAATATAGAGGAGATTTTGAAGACAGGTTGAAAAAACTGTTGGAGATAATAAAAGACTCAAACGGCAAGATAATTATGTTCATAGATGAACTGCATAACATAATAGGTGCAGGAAATACATCAGGTACAATGGATACATCAAACATATTGAAACCTATGCTTGCGAGAGGGGAGATACTTGTAGTCGGAGCTACAACTTTGGATGAATATAAAAAATATATCGAAAAAGATGGAGCACTTGAGAGAAGATTCCAAAAAATTTTGGTAGAAGAGCCAACTCAAGAAGATACTATATCAATACTTAGAGGTATAAAGTCAAAATATGAAAGACACCATAAAGTGCAAATAACAGATCTTGCTATAATAGATGCAGTCAAACTTTCACAAAGATATCTCAGCAGTAGAAAATTGCCTGATATAGCAATAGATATAATAGATGAGGCATCATCGCTTGTCAGAATGTATACAGACGAAAGACCGCTCGAATTGGAAGATTTAAACAGAAAAATCTTGCAGTTGGAGACAGAGAAGGTATTGCTAAAAAGAGAAGTGGATGAAGTATCCAAACATAGACTTGCAGAGCTTGAAAAGACAATAGAAAAAGAAAAAAATATACTTCTTGAAAAAGAAGATGCATATATAAAAGAAAAGCAAAGGCAGGAAGAAATATCCAACCTTCAAACTGATTTAGAGTTGATTAGTTTGCAAATAGAAGATGCAAAAGAAAAACACTCATTTGACAAATTGGGCGACCTGATGAAACTTAAAGAGGAAACTGATAATAATTTAAATAAAGTAAAATCTATAACACCATATTATCCGTTAAGAATACAAGTAACCCAAAAAGAAGTCAAAGAAATTGTTGCAAAATTGGCAGGAATGCCGGAAAAAAATCTCGAAACGGATGAACTTGCGCTTATATCAAACCTCAAAGAAAATTTAAAATATGAATTTATAGGCTCTGAAAATATGATTGACAGAATTGTAGATGCATATATACGTTCAAGAGGCGATTTGGTAGAAAAAAACAGACCTATAGGAGCATATTTACTTGCAGGAAGTAGTGGAGTAGGTAAGAGTTATATAGCTAAATTGCTTGCAAATTATATATATGACGGAGAAAAAAGTCTTGTAGCTTTAGATATGAGTGAATTTACGGATAAATCATCTATAACCAAGTTGATAGGTGCACCTCCTGGATATATAGGTTTTGAAACAGGAGGGGCATTTACAGAAACAATAAGGACAAGACCGTACAGCGTTATACTGTTTGATAATATAGATATGGCACAATTGGAAGTTGCAGCTATAATATCTCAAATAATAAAAAACGGTAAAATAAGCGACAGTAAAGGCAGGAATATAGATTTTAAAAATACAGTAATAATATGCACGGTTAATATAGATTCTGATAAAAACAAATATTTAGATTTATTAAAAACAAAATTACAATTCAGTTTCTTATCATCATTTGATGAAATATTTTTTATAGAAAAATTTGATAAAAAAAGTATTAAAAAAGTTGCAAAATTGAGTTTACAAAAACTTTCGCAAGAGCTGAGTACAAACCAAATAAATCTTGTTTGGGATGAAGAAGTTGAAGATGAACTTATAACTTATTTTGATTATGAAAATATGGGAGCAATAGCAATAAGCAATGCTATAGAGCAGTATATACTTACTCCTATATCTATGAAAAATCTTCAAGGAAAACTGAAAAAATTTTCTACAGTAAGACTTGTATTGGATGAAGAGAATAATATAATTTTGCAGGATTAA
- a CDS encoding membrane protein, translated as MERVNEQVESESTKIDLKKEIGIESIIFMVCFFVFFIWVGSIMGGTNMIKTMMATAFDLLINVCLYLMAVAVIAGGISGVFSEFGVVALINKVLSFIMKPLYDLPGASSLGMLNCFMSDNPAILTLAHDDNFRQYFKKYQLPALTNLGTAFGMGLIISTTMMSFPVEGAIKAALIGVLGATVGSVISVRLMIRKTKKYYGTTEMVKTNHVDKIPKGMRRVREGSAGSRFILALLDGGKIGVDMGMSIIPGVLLICTMVIILTNGTGASGVYDGTANQGIGVLPLLGEKLQFILTPLFGFKSPDAIAVPITALGSSGAAIGMIAKMVQNNKVSGNDIAVFTAICMCWSGYLSTHIAMMDALETKEMTGNAILSHTIGGLGAGIAAHLIWMIVG; from the coding sequence ATGGAAAGGGTTAATGAACAAGTAGAAAGTGAAAGCACTAAAATTGACCTGAAAAAAGAGATAGGAATAGAATCCATAATTTTTATGGTATGTTTTTTCGTCTTTTTTATTTGGGTAGGCAGTATAATGGGCGGAACAAATATGATAAAAACTATGATGGCAACTGCATTTGATCTATTGATAAATGTTTGCTTATATCTTATGGCGGTTGCAGTAATAGCAGGAGGTATTTCAGGAGTTTTTTCAGAATTCGGTGTTGTGGCACTTATAAATAAAGTGCTTTCTTTTATAATGAAACCGCTATATGATTTACCGGGAGCAAGCTCTCTTGGAATGTTAAATTGTTTTATGTCTGACAATCCGGCTATATTAACACTTGCTCATGATGATAATTTCAGACAATATTTCAAAAAATATCAATTGCCTGCACTTACAAATTTGGGAACAGCATTCGGTATGGGACTTATAATTAGTACAACTATGATGAGCTTTCCTGTTGAGGGTGCTATAAAAGCTGCTCTTATTGGAGTTTTAGGAGCAACTGTAGGTAGCGTTATATCTGTAAGACTTATGATAAGAAAGACAAAAAAATATTATGGCACTACTGAAATGGTAAAAACCAATCATGTAGATAAAATACCTAAAGGAATGAGAAGAGTAAGAGAAGGCTCAGCAGGCTCAAGATTTATATTGGCACTTCTGGATGGCGGTAAAATAGGCGTAGATATGGGAATGTCAATAATTCCAGGTGTTTTGCTTATATGTACAATGGTTATAATTCTTACAAACGGAACAGGGGCTTCAGGAGTATATGACGGTACAGCCAATCAAGGAATAGGGGTATTGCCACTATTAGGTGAAAAATTACAATTTATACTGACACCTCTTTTCGGCTTTAAATCTCCTGATGCAATAGCGGTACCTATAACAGCACTTGGCAGTAGCGGTGCGGCAATAGGAATGATAGCAAAAATGGTGCAAAACAATAAAGTTTCCGGAAATGATATAGCTGTATTTACTGCAATTTGTATGTGTTGGAGCGGATATTTATCCACTCATATAGCTATGATGGACGCACTGGAAACCAAAGAAATGACAGGAAATGCAATTTTATCACATACAATTGGCGGTTTAGGTGCAGGAATTGCAGCCCATCTGATATGGATGATAGTGGGATAA
- a CDS encoding alanine/glycine:cation symporter family protein — MQAILDIIDKITGFMWGWPILIALLGGGIIITIRTGFVQIRYLPFILKQTFGKMFASNVGGEGSVSPFQAASAALASSIGAANIVVAPAIIFTAGPGAVFWMWMAGLIGQATKFAEIILGIKYREKNADGEFVGGPSYTFKKGIGGTAGKIMGFLVSFFFMIEILPSITLQTISAAGPLEKLGLSRIISAVIITVLVVLVAYGGIKRIGQVTEKLVPFMAALYLLFGLIIIIMHIDKLPGAFAMIFQSAFNPQAVVGGAAGTSLAAMIKAGAARGCYSNEAGMGSAPYAHATAITDHPVRQGMWGIFEVIADTILVCSMSALVVLVTGNYTDPELKGVAVERAFNSAFGQLGTAVIAISLFLFVLSTIIVIVFYCEKQGEYLFGTAVGKVMRFAACGMVLLGGFVSFDNAGTFLDFTLGLVVFTNMIGMIIMSGELKELTEDFFKNPKFYPGNK, encoded by the coding sequence ATGCAAGCAATATTAGACATAATAGATAAAATAACCGGATTTATGTGGGGTTGGCCTATATTGATAGCATTATTAGGCGGAGGAATCATTATAACAATAAGAACAGGATTTGTTCAAATAAGATATTTACCTTTTATTTTAAAACAAACTTTTGGAAAGATGTTTGCTTCAAATGTAGGCGGGGAAGGTTCTGTAAGTCCGTTCCAGGCAGCATCAGCAGCACTTGCATCTTCAATAGGTGCAGCCAATATAGTTGTTGCACCTGCTATAATATTTACAGCAGGACCGGGAGCTGTTTTTTGGATGTGGATGGCTGGACTTATCGGTCAAGCTACAAAATTTGCTGAAATAATACTTGGTATAAAATACCGTGAAAAAAATGCTGATGGAGAATTTGTCGGCGGACCTTCATATACATTTAAAAAAGGTATAGGAGGAACAGCAGGTAAAATAATGGGATTCTTGGTATCATTCTTCTTTATGATAGAGATACTTCCATCTATAACATTACAAACTATATCAGCAGCAGGTCCTCTTGAAAAACTTGGTCTTTCAAGAATAATATCAGCGGTGATAATAACAGTGCTTGTTGTACTTGTTGCTTATGGTGGAATAAAAAGAATAGGTCAAGTTACTGAAAAGTTAGTTCCTTTTATGGCAGCTTTGTATTTATTGTTCGGTTTAATAATAATAATTATGCATATAGATAAATTACCGGGAGCTTTTGCGATGATATTCCAAAGTGCATTTAATCCACAAGCAGTTGTAGGCGGAGCAGCAGGAACATCTCTTGCCGCTATGATAAAAGCTGGAGCTGCAAGAGGTTGTTATTCAAATGAAGCCGGTATGGGTTCAGCACCTTATGCGCATGCTACAGCTATAACTGACCACCCTGTACGTCAAGGTATGTGGGGAATATTTGAAGTAATTGCAGATACAATACTTGTTTGCAGTATGTCAGCGTTGGTAGTTTTAGTTACAGGTAATTATACTGATCCGGAGCTTAAAGGTGTTGCAGTTGAAAGAGCGTTTAATTCAGCTTTCGGACAATTAGGAACAGCAGTAATAGCTATAAGTTTATTCCTATTTGTGCTTTCTACAATTATAGTTATAGTATTCTATTGTGAAAAACAAGGAGAGTATTTGTTCGGTACAGCAGTTGGTAAAGTTATGAGATTTGCAGCTTGCGGAATGGTATTGCTTGGTGGTTTTGTATCATTTGACAATGCCGGAACATTCTTGGATTTTACATTAGGTCTTGTAGTGTTTACTAATATGATAGGTATGATAATTATGAGTGGAGAACTCAAAGAATTAACAGAAGATTTCTTCAAAAATCCTAAATTCTATCCGGGAAATAAATAA
- the argF gene encoding ornithine carbamoyltransferase yields the protein MAKNFRGKNFLKLIDFSSQDIRYLIELSKNFKSMKRAGVPHRYLEGKNIVLLFEKTSTRTRCSFEVAGHDLGMGVTYLDPAGSQMGHKESIADTARVLGRMYDGIEYRGFSQEIVEELAKYAGVPVWNGLTDEWHPTQMLADMLTIEEHFGHLKGLKFVYMGDARNNVANSLMIACAKLGLDYVACAPKELFPDPKLVEMAKEIAKDNFCTVTLTDNVEEGTKNADVLYTDIWVSMGEPAEIWEKRISLLKDYQINAKAMANANKEAIFLHCLPSFHDTKTKVGKEIAEKFGITEMEVTDEVFESKQSYVFDQAENRMHTIKAVVYATLC from the coding sequence ATGGCAAAAAATTTCAGAGGTAAAAATTTCTTAAAATTGATTGATTTTTCATCACAGGATATAAGATATTTAATTGAACTTTCAAAGAATTTTAAATCTATGAAAAGAGCGGGAGTTCCTCATAGATATTTGGAAGGAAAAAATATAGTTTTATTATTTGAAAAAACTTCAACAAGAACAAGATGCTCATTTGAAGTTGCAGGTCATGACTTAGGAATGGGAGTTACATATCTTGATCCAGCCGGTTCACAAATGGGACATAAGGAGTCAATAGCAGATACTGCAAGAGTTCTTGGAAGAATGTACGATGGAATAGAATACAGAGGATTTTCACAAGAAATAGTTGAAGAACTTGCTAAATATGCAGGTGTACCTGTATGGAACGGACTTACTGATGAATGGCATCCTACTCAAATGCTTGCAGATATGCTTACAATAGAAGAACATTTCGGGCATCTTAAAGGATTAAAATTTGTTTATATGGGAGATGCAAGAAACAATGTAGCAAACTCTTTAATGATAGCTTGCGCTAAACTTGGACTTGATTATGTTGCTTGCGCACCTAAAGAATTATTCCCTGATCCTAAATTGGTTGAAATGGCAAAAGAAATAGCAAAAGATAATTTCTGCACAGTTACACTTACTGACAATGTAGAAGAAGGAACAAAAAATGCAGATGTTCTATATACAGATATATGGGTATCTATGGGCGAACCTGCTGAAATATGGGAAAAGAGAATATCTTTATTAAAAGATTATCAAATAAATGCAAAGGCTATGGCTAATGCAAATAAAGAAGCCATATTCCTACATTGCTTACCTTCATTCCATGATACAAAGACAAAAGTAGGAAAAGAGATAGCAGAAAAATTCGGCATAACTGAAATGGAAGTAACTGATGAAGTATTTGAATCAAAACAATCTTATGTATTTGATCAAGCTGAAAACAGAATGCATACAATAAAAGCTGTTGTATATGCTACACTTTGCTAA
- a CDS encoding helix-turn-helix transcriptional regulator, with protein MNSANKLTIQHSAKDILNYSDIAIFDVQTDFAPTKALLHKESRFLYIISGMAKIKIQGKVHEMKKGILITLLPWQVSEIIEVTEPVSYYLLIYKFDFINNIIKQHLNINNEHFNMIEMLYSHNSIIIPTSHRDKILRLFEDIRDEIGIRSIQIDLSPQKFSGIYLISRLSELLVYYMRFINTDIDEDSSPIISEEIFKYMYLHLSNDLSLTQLSNIFYMSESSISKYIKNMTGLGFYDLINEMKLSKAQFLLLYTNLTLEDISALLKFSDSSQLSKIFSSNYGIGTKKFRDAYKNAEALADIRLDKRNAKIIEYIYEHYDEDIDITDISKLFNIQPKILNQILTYYVEQNFSNFLNTVRINKACSLLLNTNYSITDIAFMVGFNSTKSFTRNFTKLISLTPSEFRTTTLEQFD; from the coding sequence ATGAATAGTGCCAACAAACTTACTATACAGCATTCAGCTAAAGATATTCTAAATTATAGTGATATAGCCATATTTGATGTCCAAACCGACTTTGCTCCTACAAAAGCACTTCTTCACAAAGAAAGTCGTTTTTTATATATAATTTCCGGTATGGCAAAAATAAAAATACAAGGCAAAGTACATGAAATGAAAAAAGGCATTCTAATTACATTATTGCCTTGGCAAGTATCGGAAATAATAGAAGTTACAGAGCCGGTATCATATTATCTTCTCATATATAAGTTCGATTTTATAAATAATATAATAAAACAGCATTTGAACATAAATAATGAGCATTTTAATATGATTGAAATGTTGTATTCTCACAATTCTATAATTATACCGACATCTCACAGAGATAAAATATTAAGACTTTTCGAAGATATAAGGGATGAAATCGGCATACGCTCCATACAAATAGATCTGTCGCCACAAAAATTTTCAGGCATTTATTTAATTTCAAGACTTTCAGAGCTACTTGTATATTATATGAGATTTATAAATACCGATATAGACGAAGACAGTTCCCCTATTATAAGCGAAGAAATTTTCAAATATATGTATTTACATCTGTCCAATGATTTAAGCCTTACACAGTTGTCAAATATATTTTACATGAGTGAAAGCTCCATATCAAAATATATCAAAAATATGACAGGGTTGGGATTTTATGATCTTATAAATGAGATGAAACTCTCCAAGGCTCAATTTTTGTTATTGTACACTAACCTGACACTTGAAGATATATCCGCATTGCTCAAGTTTTCGGATTCATCTCAGCTCAGTAAAATATTTTCTTCAAATTACGGCATAGGTACAAAAAAATTCAGAGATGCTTATAAAAATGCTGAGGCACTCGCCGACATACGTTTAGATAAAAGAAATGCCAAAATCATAGAATATATATATGAACACTATGACGAAGATATTGATATAACTGATATTTCAAAACTGTTTAACATACAGCCCAAAATATTAAATCAGATACTGACATATTATGTTGAACAAAATTTCAGCAATTTTTTGAACACCGTTCGCATAAACAAGGCATGCTCCCTACTGCTAAATACGAATTACAGTATAACTGATATAGCTTTTATGGTTGGTTTCAACTCTACAAAGAGTTTTACAAGAAATTTCACTAAGTTGATTTCTCTAACTCCGTCAGAGTTCAGAACAACTACATTGGAACAATTTGATTGA
- a CDS encoding coenzyme F420-0:L-glutamate ligase, giving the protein MSRMIGTVVRGLRAPIIKQNDDMVKIVCDTVIEASKEGGYTINDRDIVTITESVVARAQGNYANVNNIASDVKDKLNSDTVGIIFPILSRNRFSLILKGIALGVKKVIIMLSYPSDEVGNHFITYDELDKNNINPWKDEFDEKRFRELFKNPVHEFTGVDYIKFYKDIVKEAGADCEIVFANDPKSILKYTKNVINCDIHTRKRTKRILLENGGEKIFSLDDILTSSVDGSGYSEYGLLGSNKATEDTLKLFPRNSQDLVEKIQAKLKELTGKNLEVMVYGDGAFKDPVGKIWELADPVVSPGYTSGLKGTPSEIKLKYIADNDFADLRGDELKNAVVDYIKNKESDLVGKMASEGTTPRQLTDLLGSLSDLTSGSGDKGTPIIYIQGYFDNYTN; this is encoded by the coding sequence ATGAGCAGAATGATAGGTACTGTTGTTAGAGGGCTTAGAGCTCCAATTATCAAACAAAATGATGATATGGTAAAGATAGTATGTGATACCGTTATTGAAGCATCAAAAGAAGGTGGATATACTATAAATGATAGAGATATTGTAACTATTACAGAATCTGTGGTTGCAAGAGCGCAAGGTAACTATGCGAATGTAAATAATATAGCATCTGATGTAAAAGACAAGCTAAATTCAGATACTGTAGGAATAATTTTTCCAATACTAAGCAGAAACAGATTTTCACTTATACTTAAAGGCATAGCACTCGGTGTAAAAAAAGTTATAATAATGTTGAGCTATCCGTCAGACGAAGTAGGGAATCATTTCATAACTTATGACGAACTTGATAAAAATAACATAAATCCTTGGAAAGATGAATTTGATGAAAAAAGATTTAGAGAGTTGTTCAAAAACCCTGTACATGAGTTTACAGGCGTAGATTACATCAAATTTTACAAAGATATAGTAAAAGAAGCCGGTGCAGATTGCGAGATAGTATTTGCGAATGATCCGAAATCCATATTAAAATACACTAAAAATGTTATAAATTGTGATATACACACAAGAAAAAGAACAAAGAGAATACTTTTAGAAAATGGAGGAGAAAAAATATTTTCTCTTGATGATATATTGACATCATCTGTTGATGGAAGCGGATATAGTGAGTATGGTCTTCTTGGTTCAAATAAAGCTACTGAAGATACATTGAAGTTATTTCCAAGAAATAGTCAGGATTTGGTAGAAAAAATTCAAGCTAAGTTGAAGGAATTAACAGGAAAAAATCTTGAAGTAATGGTTTATGGAGATGGAGCGTTTAAAGATCCTGTAGGTAAGATATGGGAGCTTGCGGATCCGGTCGTATCACCTGGATATACAAGCGGATTAAAAGGTACTCCTTCAGAAATTAAGCTCAAATATATAGCAGACAATGATTTCGCAGATTTAAGAGGAGATGAACTTAAAAATGCGGTGGTGGATTATATAAAAAATAAAGAATCTGATTTGGTAGGTAAAATGGCATCAGAAGGAACTACCCCAAGACAACTTACAGATTTATTGGGTTCATTATCAGATTTGACATCAGGAAGTGGAGATAAAGGAACACCGATAATTTACATTCAAGGATATTTTGATAATTATACGAATTAA